CGCTGGGGATCGCCGCTGGCAACACGCTCGAAGCCGTGGTGGGAGCGCTCCTCGTCGGTCGCTACGCTCGAGGCGCGCGCGCCCTCGAACGGCCGCGTGACTTCTTCCGCTACGTCGGTCTCGGGGCTCTCGTCAGCCCCTTGCTGAGCGCCAGCATCGGCGTTACCAGCCTCTGCCTGGGCGGGCTGGCTGCCTGGTCGAGCTTCGCGCCCATCGCTTCGACCTGGTGGCTCGGCGATGCGGTCGGCGCCCTCGTGGTGGGACCGCCGTTCCTCGTTTTCCGGGGTTGGCGCCCGCGTCTCGGCGCGGGAGTGTCGCTCCGGGCCGCCGCGCTCTCGTGTCTCGCCCTTCTCATCGCCTTTCTCGTTTTCTGGGGCCTCGTTCCGGGAGCAGGGCGCACCGCGCCCCTCGCTTTCCTCTGCATCCCCTTCTTGGTGTGGGCCGCGTTCCGCTTCGAGCAACGCGGCGCTGCCCTCCTCGGCCTCGCTCTCACCGCCATTGCGGTGAGCGGCACGGTGCGAGGCTACGGGCCCTTCGTCCGGCAGGCGCAGAACACCTCTCTCTTCATCCTGCAGGCCTTCCTCGGCACCGTGATGGTCATGGCGCTCGCGCTCGCCGCCGTCGTCTCCGAGCGCCGGCGCGTCGGCGAGGCCTTGCGCGCCCGCGCGCAAGCCCAGCTGAGCGCGACCGAACACAACCTGACCAAGGCGCAGGCTCTGGCACACCTCGGGTCCTGGGCCTGGGACATCGACAGCGACCGCGTGCAGTGGTCCGACGAGCTCTACCGCATCTACGGTCTCGAGCCCGGATCTCTCGCCTTGAGCTACGACGCCTACCTCTCCCGCGTGCACCCGGAGGACCGCGATCTCGTCGCCTCCGCCATCGATCGGGCCCGTCATACCGGCGAAGCATTCGGCTTCGAGGACCGCATCGTCCGGCCCGACGGCTCGGCGCGCTGGCTCCACTGCCTGGGAGAAGTCGTGCAGCGGGACGGCAGAGCGGTGGCGATGCACGGCACGGCGCGGGACATCACCGAGCACAAGGTGATGGAGCTCGAGCGCCGCCGGCTCGAGCTCGAGCTCCTGGAGGTGAGCCACCGCGAGCAGCTCCGGCTCGGGCAGGACCTGCACGACGACCTGGGCCAGCTCCTTACCGGCGTCTCTTTCCTGGCCAAGACGCTGGAGAAGAAGCTCGCCGCCCTCGCCCTTGCCGAGGCCGGGGCCATGGGAGAGATTCTCTCTCTCCTCGATCTCGCCATGACCAAGACGCGCAGTCTTGCCCGGGGGCTACCGGAGGCGGTCGTGCTCGGCGAGGGGTTGCCGAGCGCGCTGCAGGATCTCGCCGCCGACACGGAGAGGCGCTTCAACGTCGCCTGTGTCTTCACCGGTGATCACTTCGACCATCACTGCGGCCGCCACGTCACGATGCATCTGTACCGCATCGCGCAGGAAGCCACGAGCAACGCCGTGCGCCATGGCAAAGCAGCGCGGATCGCGATCAACCTCGCCGCCGTCTACTCCGGTCTCACCCTCGCCATCCAGGACGACGGCGTCGGCTTCGACCCCGACGGGAACACCGAGGGCCTGGGGCTCCGCCTCATGCGCTACCGCGCCGAGCTCCTCGGCGGTCAACTGCAGGTCCAGAGCGCTCCGGGCGAAACCACCGTCCGCTGCTCGATCAGTTCGCTATGATCCCGAGGTATGGACCGGCGCCTGACCCACGTCTTCTTCGACGTGACCCACACCTTGCTCGACGTTCGCGGTTCGGTGGGTGAGATCTACGCTCGCTGCGCGGCTCGGCACGGCTTGCAGGTCGAGCCCGGGTTGGTGGAACGCAGCTTC
The genomic region above belongs to Candidatus Krumholzibacteriia bacterium and contains:
- a CDS encoding MASE1 domain-containing protein, translated to MHRRAWLHDGGWIVALALVYLLTARLGLSLAFLHRSASPVWPPTGIALAALLLRGLRLWPGITLGALAANLLTSGNWPTSLGIAAGNTLEAVVGALLVGRYARGARALERPRDFFRYVGLGALVSPLLSASIGVTSLCLGGLAAWSSFAPIASTWWLGDAVGALVVGPPFLVFRGWRPRLGAGVSLRAAALSCLALLIAFLVFWGLVPGAGRTAPLAFLCIPFLVWAAFRFEQRGAALLGLALTAIAVSGTVRGYGPFVRQAQNTSLFILQAFLGTVMVMALALAAVVSERRRVGEALRARAQAQLSATEHNLTKAQALAHLGSWAWDIDSDRVQWSDELYRIYGLEPGSLALSYDAYLSRVHPEDRDLVASAIDRARHTGEAFGFEDRIVRPDGSARWLHCLGEVVQRDGRAVAMHGTARDITEHKVMELERRRLELELLEVSHREQLRLGQDLHDDLGQLLTGVSFLAKTLEKKLAALALAEAGAMGEILSLLDLAMTKTRSLARGLPEAVVLGEGLPSALQDLAADTERRFNVACVFTGDHFDHHCGRHVTMHLYRIAQEATSNAVRHGKAARIAINLAAVYSGLTLAIQDDGVGFDPDGNTEGLGLRLMRYRAELLGGQLQVQSAPGETTVRCSISSL